The Cytophagales bacterium genome includes a window with the following:
- a CDS encoding nucleotide phosphoesterase: MNNKSMKYYNTYKLKLLLIFIVSLTSCFRGYQPGYVAGESSINLDNRIQPDSIIENLIQPYKMQLAEELNEVIGYASSTLTTRKLESSLGNFIVDLLREEAQKHYSGKVDLAAITNGGIRIPITKGDISVRDIFELMPFENSLLILTIDGSTAMKLFDYLAAKRNISIANTEINIQGNRAVDILIGGERFSPDKTYTLAISDYLANGGDNMFFLKNCKRTILNLKIRDAIIEYIKYLTSQGKNVEAKVEGRVRGVE; this comes from the coding sequence ATGAACAACAAATCAATGAAATATTACAATACCTATAAACTTAAGCTTCTTCTAATTTTCATTGTATCCTTAACAAGCTGTTTCAGGGGATACCAACCCGGTTATGTTGCCGGTGAATCATCTATTAACCTTGATAATCGGATACAGCCCGATAGTATCATTGAAAACTTGATCCAGCCGTACAAAATGCAATTGGCTGAGGAGTTAAATGAAGTGATCGGTTATGCGTCTTCAACGCTCACAACAAGGAAGCTGGAATCTTCACTTGGTAATTTTATTGTAGATCTATTGAGAGAAGAAGCTCAAAAACATTACTCCGGCAAAGTAGATTTGGCTGCCATCACCAACGGTGGAATAAGGATACCTATAACTAAAGGAGATATTTCCGTACGCGATATTTTTGAATTAATGCCATTTGAAAATAGCTTGCTGATTTTAACAATAGATGGCAGCACAGCAATGAAGCTGTTTGATTACCTTGCTGCAAAAAGGAATATTTCCATCGCTAATACCGAGATCAATATACAAGGAAACAGGGCGGTTGATATTTTAATTGGCGGAGAGAGATTTAGCCCTGACAAAACCTATACACTTGCCATTTCGGATTACCTGGCAAACGGAGGTGATAATATGTTTTTTCTGAAGAATTGTAAAAGAACAATTCTAAATTTAAAGATAAGGGATGCCATCATTGAATATATTAAATATTTAACAAGTCAAGGGAAAAATGTGGAAGCGAAGGTTGAAGGCAGGGTGCGGGGAGTGGAGTGA
- the scpA gene encoding methylmalonyl-CoA mutase gives MYKNDTKGSLFSEFDKVSAQKWKKKIIKDLSATAFWQAGLKGAENDKKLVWKTGEGFDINPFYTNTDHHREIGAGTDNNIDYHREIGAGTDNKSWFICEEISVDQSKDAINKAAHALQNGAGSVNFIIDDAGKFDVNALLKKIDVTSVPVTFTIKEQPSDFLKKFYAELNKLNIPAKKIVGSINYQKNKASGKDEKFFEELARLHALTKNSPDFYYITINCIKGLNINVELHTQQIAFFISRAVEYLEALSERGINVDDAASKIQFNLPVGPNYFFEIAKLRAVRLLWADVINALLPASKESGKIDTGVISSLKIHIDVLQPDDKSGDPEMNMLRSATGTMAGILGGCDSITIAPFYVMFPKSRETAERIARNIPVILKEEAYLDKVTDPAAGSYYLENLTQQLYAHSAKRLAPPFGGVKRIEHSPASWRGYANKPVVWKTAERIEVKNYYTAQDIQKFEHTEFGAGIPPYLRGPYASMYITRPWTIRQYAGFSTSEDSNAFYRKNLAAGQMGLSVAFDLATHRGYDSDHPRVEGDVGKAGVAIDSVLDMKILFDQIPLDKMSVSMTMNGAVLPVMAFYIVTAEEQNVSPDKLTGTIQNDILKEYLVRNTYIYPPEHSMKIVSDIFEYTSRYMPKFNSISISGYHMHEAGATADLELAYTLADGLEYLRTGIKAGLDIDSFAPRVSFFWAVGMNHFMEIAKMRAGRLLWAKIVKGFNPKNPKSMALRTHCQTSGWSLTAQDPFNNVTRTCVEALAAVLGHTQSLHTNALDEALALPTDFSAKIARNTQLYLQKETDICRVVDPWGGSWYLESLTHELVHKAWDLICEVEEFGGMAKAIETGLPKIRIEEAAARKQARIDSGKDIIVGVNKLAPGDSDGLPIDILEVDNSAVRNIQLASLKKLKAGRVHKEVESALEAITNCAKNGKGNLLELAVEAARKRATLGEISYAMEKTFGRHKATIRSISGVYAHEVSDDDNFKITRELTDKFERLKGRRPRIMVAKIGQDGHDRGAKVIATSFADLGFDVDIGPLFQIPQEVAKQAAENDVHIVGVSSLAGGHKTLIPKLIDELKKIGRADIMVIAGGVIPPKDYEFLYKAGVAGIFGPGTVVSVAAQKILEKLMNVVKQNEK, from the coding sequence ATGTATAAAAACGATACTAAAGGTAGTCTTTTTTCTGAATTTGACAAAGTAAGCGCTCAAAAGTGGAAAAAAAAGATCATTAAAGACCTGTCCGCCACTGCGTTTTGGCAGGCGGGCCTCAAAGGTGCAGAAAATGATAAAAAATTAGTTTGGAAAACCGGGGAGGGTTTTGATATCAATCCGTTTTACACGAACACAGATCACCACCGAGAAATCGGGGCAGGCACAGATAATAACATAGATTACCACCGAGAAATCGGGGCAGGCACAGATAATAAAAGTTGGTTTATATGTGAAGAAATCAGTGTTGATCAAAGTAAAGACGCAATCAATAAAGCAGCTCATGCTTTACAAAATGGGGCGGGTTCAGTGAATTTCATCATTGATGATGCCGGAAAGTTTGATGTTAATGCTTTATTAAAAAAAATAGACGTGACCTCTGTACCTGTAACCTTTACAATAAAAGAGCAACCGTCTGATTTTTTAAAGAAATTTTATGCTGAATTAAATAAGTTAAATATACCGGCTAAAAAGATTGTAGGTTCTATAAATTACCAAAAAAATAAGGCTTCCGGAAAGGATGAGAAATTTTTTGAAGAATTAGCCAGGTTACATGCGCTTACAAAAAACTCTCCTGATTTTTATTATATTACGATTAATTGTATTAAAGGTCTCAACATAAATGTTGAGCTACATACACAACAAATTGCATTTTTTATCAGCAGAGCCGTAGAATACCTGGAAGCGCTCTCAGAGAGGGGTATAAATGTTGATGACGCGGCCTCTAAAATACAATTCAACTTACCTGTTGGCCCAAACTATTTTTTTGAAATTGCAAAACTGAGAGCTGTAAGGTTATTATGGGCGGATGTGATCAACGCCTTACTGCCGGCTTCGAAGGAGTCCGGTAAAATAGATACCGGGGTTATTTCTTCTTTAAAAATTCATATAGACGTCTTACAACCTGATGATAAGAGTGGTGATCCTGAAATGAATATGTTGAGATCTGCTACCGGAACGATGGCTGGCATTTTAGGAGGCTGCGATTCAATTACTATTGCCCCTTTTTATGTTATGTTTCCAAAATCCAGGGAAACTGCCGAAAGGATTGCAAGAAATATTCCTGTGATTCTTAAAGAAGAAGCGTATTTAGACAAGGTAACAGATCCCGCGGCCGGTTCTTATTATCTTGAGAATTTAACACAACAACTTTATGCGCATAGCGCAAAGCGCTTAGCCCCGCCATTTGGCGGGGTAAAGCGCATAGAGCATAGCCCCGCCAGTTGGCGGGGCTATGCGAATAAGCCGGTTGTATGGAAAACCGCAGAGCGAATAGAGGTTAAAAACTACTATACCGCTCAGGACATTCAAAAATTTGAGCATACTGAATTTGGTGCGGGCATCCCTCCCTATTTAAGAGGACCCTACGCTTCCATGTACATCACTCGCCCCTGGACCATCAGGCAGTATGCCGGCTTTTCAACCTCTGAGGATTCAAATGCTTTTTACAGGAAGAATTTAGCTGCCGGGCAAATGGGTTTATCGGTAGCCTTCGACCTTGCAACACATCGCGGCTATGACTCGGATCATCCCAGGGTTGAAGGTGATGTAGGAAAAGCGGGAGTAGCTATTGATTCAGTCCTTGATATGAAAATCCTTTTTGACCAGATACCTTTGGATAAGATGTCGGTTTCCATGACCATGAACGGAGCCGTCTTACCTGTGATGGCGTTTTATATTGTGACAGCAGAAGAGCAGAACGTTTCGCCTGACAAATTAACCGGCACGATCCAGAATGATATTCTTAAGGAATACCTCGTGCGGAATACTTACATATATCCTCCTGAACATTCTATGAAAATAGTTTCGGATATTTTTGAATATACTTCCAGGTACATGCCCAAATTCAATTCCATTAGCATCAGCGGGTATCACATGCACGAGGCGGGTGCTACGGCTGACCTTGAACTGGCATACACCCTCGCTGATGGCCTTGAATACCTTCGTACCGGTATCAAGGCTGGGCTGGACATAGATTCTTTCGCACCCCGTGTTTCGTTTTTCTGGGCTGTTGGTATGAACCATTTTATGGAAATAGCGAAAATGCGCGCGGGGCGATTACTCTGGGCTAAGATCGTAAAAGGTTTCAATCCCAAAAATCCTAAATCTATGGCATTGCGTACTCATTGCCAGACTTCCGGTTGGAGCTTAACAGCGCAAGACCCGTTCAATAACGTTACCCGTACTTGCGTAGAGGCTTTAGCGGCTGTGCTGGGACATACGCAATCTTTACATACAAATGCGCTTGATGAAGCGCTTGCCTTACCTACTGATTTTTCTGCGAAGATAGCACGCAACACACAATTATATCTTCAAAAAGAAACCGATATTTGCAGGGTGGTGGATCCATGGGGCGGTTCCTGGTACCTGGAATCGCTTACGCACGAGTTGGTTCACAAGGCATGGGATTTGATCTGTGAAGTAGAGGAGTTTGGAGGAATGGCTAAGGCGATTGAAACAGGGCTCCCAAAAATCCGTATTGAAGAAGCCGCAGCGCGTAAACAGGCAAGAATTGATTCGGGAAAAGATATTATTGTAGGTGTTAATAAGCTTGCCCCGGGCGATAGCGATGGACTCCCTATTGATATACTCGAAGTTGACAATTCTGCTGTAAGAAATATTCAACTCGCAAGTCTAAAAAAGCTAAAAGCCGGACGAGTTCATAAAGAGGTGGAAAGTGCATTGGAAGCTATTACTAATTGTGCAAAAAATGGAAAAGGCAATTTGCTGGAATTAGCTGTAGAAGCTGCCAGGAAAAGAGCTACCTTAGGCGAAATATCTTATGCTATGGAAAAAACATTTGGAAGACACAAAGCAACCATCCGCTCCATATCAGGGGTATATGCCCATGAAGTATCGGATGATGATAATTTCAAAATTACCAGGGAATTGACCGATAAATTTGAACGGTTAAAAGGCAGAAGGCCGAGGATCATGGTGGCAAAAATAGGACAGGATGGCCATGACCGGGGAGCCAAGGTAATTGCCACCAGCTTTGCAGACCTGGGATTTGATGTTGATATAGGCCCGTTATTTCAGATCCCGCAGGAAGTAGCAAAACAAGCTGCTGAAAATGATGTACACATTGTAGGGGTTTCTTCTCTTGCTGGCGGGCATAAAACCCTGATCCCTAAATTAATAGATGAATTAAAAAAAATCGGGAGGGCCGATATTATGGTGATAGCAGGTGGCGTCATCCCTCCAAAAGATTATGAATTTCTATACAAAGCAGGTGTGGCCGGTATCTTTGGGCCGGGTACGGTTGTTTCTGTGGCGGCTCAGAAGATATTGGAAAAATTGATGAATGTAGTAAAACAAAATGAAAAATAA